AACAATGGTGATCCTAAAAAAAACATTAAACTCCGACGAAAATGAAATATTTAATGAGTTCTCTAGTAGTGTTGCTTTGCTTGTTTTCTTGTAAAGTGGAAAGAAAAAAAGAGCTAATGCTAGAGAAAAAAAGACCAAATATTATTTTCATCATGTCTGACGATCACGCCATACAGGCCATTAGTGCATACGGACATGCTTTGAGTCAGCTAGCACCCACCCCTAATATTGATAGAATTGCCCAAAACGGAGCCCTTTTTAATCGTAGTTACGTCACCAACTCCATTTGCGGACCAAGTAGAGCCGTGATATTAACAGGAAAACATAGCCATATCAATGGATTTAGACAAAACGGAGATCAGTTTGATGGCAGTCAGCCAACAGTACCTAAAATGCTACAAAAAGCTGGATACCAAACCGCTATATTCGGAAAATGGCATTTGCACGGTTATCCAGAAGGTTTTGATCAATGGAAAATTATTGTAGACCAAGGAAACTATTACAACCCTGATTTTATTGAAAACGGAGATACGACGAGAATTGAGGGCTATGCAACAGATATTATCACAGATGATGCGCTAAATTGGTTGCAGAAAAAACAAAACGATACCACCCCATTTTTTTTAATGGTACAACATAAAGCTCCTCACAGAAATTGGATGCCAGCACTGCGGCATGCGAATAAATTTGATAGTATTAAATTTCCCTTACCTGACACCTATTTTCCAAACTTTGAAAATCAACAGGCAGCATCTGAGCAGTTACAAACGATTTATAAAGATATGTATGAGGGTCACGACCTTAAAATGACCAAAGCTTATGGGAGTACCGACTTAGCCCATAATCCCTGGACTACCGATTTTGAACGGATGACCCCAGCCCAAAGAGAAAAGTGGGATGCGGCGTATCTCCCTAAAAATAATGCTTTTCATAAAGCAAACTTGCACGGAAAAGAATTAGCCGAGTGGAAAGGACAGCGCTATTTACAAGATTATATGGCCACCATTGCTTCGGTGGATGAAGGTATTGGGCGTATTTTAGACTATTTAAAAGAACAAGGTTTAGATGAGAACACGATTGTCGTTTATACCTCAGATCAAGGGTTTTATTTAGGCGAAAAAGGAATGTTCGATAAACGCTTTATGTACGAGGAATCTTTTGGAACACCATTAGTAATGCAATATCCTGGTGTTATTAAACCAGGTACTAAAGTGAATGCCATGGTTCAAAATTTAGATTTTGCGCCTACTTTTTTAGATTTTGCAGGAGAAATGGATATGGCTAGAGACATGCAAGGAGAATCGTTTAAAGGCTTGTTAAATGGCACTATGAATGAAGAAGAGTTCAGAAACGTACTGTATTATCATTATTATGATTATCCGGCTTTTCATATGGTTAAAAAACACTATGGGATTAAAACCGATAGGTATAAGCTAATGCACTTTTATGATGATATTGATACTTGGGAGTTTTATGATCTTGAAAAAGATCCTAAAGAGCTTAAAAACAGTATCGATGATAGTTCTTATGCAGCAATAATTGCACAAATGCATACGAAACTCGATAGTGTTCAAAAAGCATATAAAGTAACAGAGAAAGAGTTCGAAAGAGCTCCTGAACAAAGAGTGAAAAACAACTATAAAAATTTCAAGAAATTACGTGGTACGCCAATGGAATAATTGAGGTATATAAAATATAAGCAATGCGAAAAAGTTTTAGTGTATTTTTTATGCTCCTTTTGTTTCTAAAGACTGTTTCTATTGCTCAAAAAACAGAGTTAAAAAACTGGACCTTTGCCTTGAGCAAGGACACAACCTTAGTAAAGGTAACCCTACCCCATACTTGGAACCTCAAGGATGCTTTTGACGAAGAACCCGGATATTATAAAGGTGTTGGCATCTACACTACCGATTTTGAAATTCAAGATAACACAAAGCGTTACTATATACTGTTTAAAGGCGTTAATCAAACGGCAAACGTTTGGATCAATGACCAATTTGTTGGTCAACATATAGGGGGATATACTGCTTTTCAATTTCCTATCTCAGCATTCATACAAAAAGGAAAAAATCGAATTAAAGTTGCCGTTGATAACACTTATAATGAACAAATACCACCTTTAGACGCTGATTTTACATTTTTTGGAGGCATTTACCGACAGGTGTTTATTGAAGAGGAAAAAACTATTTATTTCGCCAAAAAATTTGGGGCGGATGCCATAAAAATTGATGCTATTGTGAATACATCAACAAATGCTAAACTCAAAATTTTTGGAGAATTAGTGAACAAGGCAAAACAACAAATTACTATAAAATTTTCCCTTTTCGATGCGCTAAACAAACTTGTTTTACAAAAAAGAACCATAGGAAGATCAGATTTCGAAATAGAATCTTTGCTCTCGAAAATTGAACTATGGTCCCCTAGCAAGCCCTACTTGTACACTGCTAAAGTTGAAATTCTGCATGATGATCAGCTATTAGATACTTTTGAGCATAAAATTGGTTTTAGAAAATTTGAAGCAACGGTAAATGGATTTAAAATTAATGACAAGCCTTTAAAGTTGGTAGGTGTAAATCGGCATCAAGATTTAGAAGGTTTTGGGAACGCCGTTCCTTTAAAATTGCAAGTAGATGATTTGGTGAAAATAAAGGAAATGGGTAGCAATTTTTTGCGTTTAGCTCATTATCCTCAAGACCAAGAAATTTATAAGGCTGCAGATAGTTTAGGTCTTATTTTATGGTCAGAAACTCCAATAGTAAATAAAGTTCCTACAGGTACGGATTATCAAATGTTTGAAGAAAATGCGATAACCATGCAACGCGAGCATATTGCGCAGAACTATAATCATCCTTCCTTAGTTTTTATAGGGTATATGAATGAAATTTTTCTTCGTATGGTGTTTGATAAGCCCACTGAAAAAGTAAAAATGGAGATTATAAATAATTCCTTGAAATTGGCAAAAAAACTAGAGGCTTTAACAAGAGAGGAGGCTCCCAATCACATAACGGTTATGGCCTTACACGGAAATCAAATTTATAATGATACCGAAATTGCCTCAATTCCGATGGTGATTGGTTGGAACCTTTATTATGGCTGGTATGAAGGTGTTATTGATGAACTTGGTACATTTTTAGATAAGGAGCATATAAAATTTCCTAATCGTCCTTTAATTATTTCAGAGTACGGTGTTGGCTCAGATATAAGAATACGTAACAACAAACCTCAGAAATTCGATTTTTCTGAAGATTATCAATTGGAGTATCATCAAGGCTACTGGAATCAAGTGATGGAACGTGATTTTGTGATAGGAATGACTGCATGGAATTTCGCTGATTTTAGTTCGGAATTCAGAGGTGATACAAAACCACATATCAATCAAAAAGGCTTAGTAAATTACGATAGGACACCTAAGAATATTTTTTATTGGTATAAAACAATGTTAGATAGTTCTACTACAAAAAGTAGATTTTTTAAAGAATTTCCTGCTCATGTAAGTACATCAAATACCAAGCAAATTAAAATAATTACAAACAAAACGGTAGTACTAAAAGTAAACGATACATTATTAGACAAACTAATACCTAGAAATGGAATAATAACCCAAGAGGTTGAGTTATTAGAAGGTCAAAACTTACTTAAAGTTTACAGCGAAAGTATGGTACTTGAAGATACACTCTCTTTAGACTGGAAAAAAGTACAATTACTTCATAAAGACGATAAAATCGCTGTTAATTTTGGTTCAGAAATTTCTTTTTTAGAAGACAAAGGTCAAATTTGGATTCCAGTTGCAGATGTTCCTTTTATAAATACCAAAGAATCTACAAAAAAATCTTCAACAAGTACAAATATTAGAGGCACAGATAATGATCCAATGTATCAATCAATGGCTACTAATGTAAAAGAGATTGAAATTACAGTGCCAAGTGGAAAATATAGGATAGAGCTTCATTGGTCTAATTTTGAAGATGGAAAAAAGCTAGCCTACGAGCTTTCTAAAGAATCAAACACTTCAAATCAACACACCATATCCGATATATTATTTGTTAATAATACAAAATTGAAGCTACCAACAATTGATAAATTCAATTTCGATACAATAACGCTTGAAGTATCGCCTGCAAAGAATTCTATTAGCATAAAAGCTCCTAAAAATAATTTATTTTCCATCTCAGGCCTAATAATCACTAAATTTTAAATGGTCTTTTTATTAGCGTTCAACAAACCTTCTTTACAGCACATCCTTTTGATAAATTGCTTGTATTTTTAGCATGGAGTACTTAAAAAAGTACAATGAAACGGAATACTAATTTAAAAATAGTAAACATGAAATTACAAGATAAAAAAGTAGCCATTTTAGCAACCGACGGATTTGAAGCTTCGGAATTATTTGAGCCTTTAAAAGCTTTAAAAAATGAAGGTGCTGAAGTGCACATTATATCAAACAAAGAAGGCGAAATAAAAAGCTGGACCGATGGAGATTGGGGAAAATCAATCGCTGTGAATTCTCTAATCAAATACACTGACGAGTCTGATTATAATGCTTTGGTGTTACCAGGAGGCGTTATAAATCCTGATATTTTACGCATAGATGAAGACGCATTGCAATTTATCCGCAATTTCTTTAAAAGCCACAAACCTGTTGCAGCTATTTGTCATGCCCCGTGGCTGTTGATCAGTGCAGGGGTTATTGAAGATAGGGAAATAACCTCCTACAAGAGTATTAAGGATGATGTTTTAAACGCTGGCGCCACTTGGATGGATAAAGAAGTGGTGGTAGATAATGGCTTAGTAACGAGCAGAAACCCGAATGATTTACCCGCTTTTATTGCTAAAGTTATTGAAGAAATTAGAGAGGGAAAGCACGAGAAGCAAGTGGTAGATGTATAAGAAAATCATCAAGTAAAAATTTGAACTAATAAAATAAAAGGTCGGTAAGAAGAATTAATTCTTACCGATTTTTGAGTTATACAACTGAATTTATGGCAATTCTAGGAGAAATAATTAAGGGAGTCATTGGCTTAAAGGATACATTAACGCCTGAGGCTAACCCTATAGAAGAACAAAAAAGAGTTTTGATACATTTACTTGAAAAAGCGGAAGCCACGGCATTTGGCAAACACTATAAGTTTAGTACGCTATTAAAATCACAAGAAACTTTAAAAGATTTTTCGAAGACAATCCCATATTTTGATTACGATAAAATTAATAATGAATGGTGGTCTAGACTACATAATGGGGAAGAAAATATCACCTGGCCAGGAATTCCAGACTACTACGCGTTAAGTTCTGGAACTACGGGTAAAACCAGTAAAAAAATACCAGTCACGAATGATATGATGACCGCTATTCGCGATGCGGGAATTGCTCAAGTAGCTGCATTGGCCAACTTTGATTTGCCAGCAGAATTTTTTGAAAAAGGAATTCTCATGTTAGGAAGCTCTACAGATTTAACTAAAAAAGATCAGCATTTAGAAGGGGAAATTAGTGGTATAAGTGCCAGTAATATTCCATTCTGGTTCAGAAGCTATTATAAGCCAGGCGAAGAAATTTCTCAAATAGAAGACTGGGACGAACGCGTTCAAAAAATATCAGATCAAGCGAAAAATTGGGATATTGGTGCACTCAGTGGTATTCCTTCTTGGATAGAGTTAATGCTCGAAAAAGTAATCAAAGACCATCATCTCAAGCATATTCATGAAATTTGGCCAAACCTACACGTATATACCTCAGGAGGGGTTGCCTTTGGGCCTTATAAAAAAAGTTTTAATGCCTTATTAGGCAAGCCCATAACGGTTATAGATACCTATTTGGCATCAGAGGGTTTTATTGCTTTTCAAACAAGACCAGATACAGCCGCCATGAAATTGGCAACAAACAACGGCATCTACTTCGAGTTTATTCCGTTTGAACCCAAATACATTAAAAGTGATGGTTCTTTAACCGATGACGCTCCTTCTTTAAATCTGTCCGAAGTAGAAATAAACCAAGATTACGCCCTTGTGATCAGCACTGTTTCTGGTGCATGGCGTTATCTTATTGGTGATACTATTGAGTTTACAGATGTGGAGCGTGCCGAAATTAAAATTACTGGTAGAACAAAGTTTTTTTTAAATACGGTGGGCTCCCAATTATCTGTTCAAAAATTAGATGCTGCTGTAAATCACTTAGAGTCAATTTTTGACACTATAATTCCAGAATACACCTTAAGTGCTAAGCGTTTTGAAAATGATTTTTACCACAGTTGGTATTTAGGTTGCGATGCAAGCTTAGACGAAGAAAAGGTAGTTGAAGCATTAGACGCCTATTTAAAAGAAGCGAATAAAAATTACAAAGTAGCTCGATCTAAAGCGCTTAAAGGGGTAAAAGTGAGCTTAATTTCGCCTTCAGTTTTTCAAGAATGGAACGAGAGTCATAAAAAGAAAGGTGGGCAGGTTAAAATGGAGCGTGTCATGGGAGAAGAAAAATTTAAAGAGTGGGAAGCTTTTGTTCGTAAAAATTAATCGTCACTTTCGAGGTTTAAACCCATGTCTCTGTCTTCGACAAGTTTTAGAATTTCGTTAGGAGAAAGGTAATATTTTTTAATTCTAGCCTTATAAACCTCAGATAAATCGGTATGGTTTAAGATGAAATTTTTAGTTTCTAAAATATAACTATCCATATTTTTTTCTACCGCATAGGTGTCAGCTGCACGTTCCGCTTCTTTAATATAGGAATCTGAAAAGCTATATTTAATTCCAAACCAAATTAAATTGAGACTACTTCGATTTCTATAATCCATAATATGGCCAAGTTCATGACCAAGCCAACCAATCAGCACATTTTTAGGGATTTTGGTAACTGAAAATTGTTTCCCTTCTATTTCAAAAGTTTCACTAATGAAGATTTTATAACTTCTATTTTTTTTTCCTTTAATTAGGCTCCAAAAAGTAGGCTGTGCTTGCATAATCGATTTTTTGATATTCTTTTTAAACCTAAATTCGATTCCGGTGTGCTCCAGTTCTGGATAGTAAGAAAGTGCTTTTAAGGCCTCGGTTTTTATGGCATCGGGAATGCTATGTTTTTTATTTGTTTCTTGCATATAAATAGCGACTAAAGGTATTAAAGCACAAAAAGTGGCTAAAAGCCACTTTTTGTATTTATTTTGAATTACTCTTTTCATTTTTCTAAAACTGGTATC
The sequence above is drawn from the Cellulophaga sp. Hel_I_12 genome and encodes:
- a CDS encoding sulfatase; this translates as MLEKKRPNIIFIMSDDHAIQAISAYGHALSQLAPTPNIDRIAQNGALFNRSYVTNSICGPSRAVILTGKHSHINGFRQNGDQFDGSQPTVPKMLQKAGYQTAIFGKWHLHGYPEGFDQWKIIVDQGNYYNPDFIENGDTTRIEGYATDIITDDALNWLQKKQNDTTPFFLMVQHKAPHRNWMPALRHANKFDSIKFPLPDTYFPNFENQQAASEQLQTIYKDMYEGHDLKMTKAYGSTDLAHNPWTTDFERMTPAQREKWDAAYLPKNNAFHKANLHGKELAEWKGQRYLQDYMATIASVDEGIGRILDYLKEQGLDENTIVVYTSDQGFYLGEKGMFDKRFMYEESFGTPLVMQYPGVIKPGTKVNAMVQNLDFAPTFLDFAGEMDMARDMQGESFKGLLNGTMNEEEFRNVLYYHYYDYPAFHMVKKHYGIKTDRYKLMHFYDDIDTWEFYDLEKDPKELKNSIDDSSYAAIIAQMHTKLDSVQKAYKVTEKEFERAPEQRVKNNYKNFKKLRGTPME
- a CDS encoding glycoside hydrolase family 2 protein, with product MRKSFSVFFMLLLFLKTVSIAQKTELKNWTFALSKDTTLVKVTLPHTWNLKDAFDEEPGYYKGVGIYTTDFEIQDNTKRYYILFKGVNQTANVWINDQFVGQHIGGYTAFQFPISAFIQKGKNRIKVAVDNTYNEQIPPLDADFTFFGGIYRQVFIEEEKTIYFAKKFGADAIKIDAIVNTSTNAKLKIFGELVNKAKQQITIKFSLFDALNKLVLQKRTIGRSDFEIESLLSKIELWSPSKPYLYTAKVEILHDDQLLDTFEHKIGFRKFEATVNGFKINDKPLKLVGVNRHQDLEGFGNAVPLKLQVDDLVKIKEMGSNFLRLAHYPQDQEIYKAADSLGLILWSETPIVNKVPTGTDYQMFEENAITMQREHIAQNYNHPSLVFIGYMNEIFLRMVFDKPTEKVKMEIINNSLKLAKKLEALTREEAPNHITVMALHGNQIYNDTEIASIPMVIGWNLYYGWYEGVIDELGTFLDKEHIKFPNRPLIISEYGVGSDIRIRNNKPQKFDFSEDYQLEYHQGYWNQVMERDFVIGMTAWNFADFSSEFRGDTKPHINQKGLVNYDRTPKNIFYWYKTMLDSSTTKSRFFKEFPAHVSTSNTKQIKIITNKTVVLKVNDTLLDKLIPRNGIITQEVELLEGQNLLKVYSESMVLEDTLSLDWKKVQLLHKDDKIAVNFGSEISFLEDKGQIWIPVADVPFINTKESTKKSSTSTNIRGTDNDPMYQSMATNVKEIEITVPSGKYRIELHWSNFEDGKKLAYELSKESNTSNQHTISDILFVNNTKLKLPTIDKFNFDTITLEVSPAKNSISIKAPKNNLFSISGLIITKF
- a CDS encoding type 1 glutamine amidotransferase domain-containing protein produces the protein MKLQDKKVAILATDGFEASELFEPLKALKNEGAEVHIISNKEGEIKSWTDGDWGKSIAVNSLIKYTDESDYNALVLPGGVINPDILRIDEDALQFIRNFFKSHKPVAAICHAPWLLISAGVIEDREITSYKSIKDDVLNAGATWMDKEVVVDNGLVTSRNPNDLPAFIAKVIEEIREGKHEKQVVDV
- a CDS encoding GH3 auxin-responsive promoter family protein gives rise to the protein MAILGEIIKGVIGLKDTLTPEANPIEEQKRVLIHLLEKAEATAFGKHYKFSTLLKSQETLKDFSKTIPYFDYDKINNEWWSRLHNGEENITWPGIPDYYALSSGTTGKTSKKIPVTNDMMTAIRDAGIAQVAALANFDLPAEFFEKGILMLGSSTDLTKKDQHLEGEISGISASNIPFWFRSYYKPGEEISQIEDWDERVQKISDQAKNWDIGALSGIPSWIELMLEKVIKDHHLKHIHEIWPNLHVYTSGGVAFGPYKKSFNALLGKPITVIDTYLASEGFIAFQTRPDTAAMKLATNNGIYFEFIPFEPKYIKSDGSLTDDAPSLNLSEVEINQDYALVISTVSGAWRYLIGDTIEFTDVERAEIKITGRTKFFLNTVGSQLSVQKLDAAVNHLESIFDTIIPEYTLSAKRFENDFYHSWYLGCDASLDEEKVVEALDAYLKEANKNYKVARSKALKGVKVSLISPSVFQEWNESHKKKGGQVKMERVMGEEKFKEWEAFVRKN